A region of the Anaeromicrobium sediminis genome:
CATATTAATAAATATATAAAAAGCTCCTTCTGGATTTACATAGGAAAGACCATCAATAGAATCTATTAATTCTATGGCCACATCTCTTCTTTTCTTATATGTATCTACCATTAACTTAATATCTTCATCACACTGAGTTAAAGCGCTTATACCAGCATGTTGTGATACGGCAGATGGATGGGACACTAAATGACCTTGTAGAGCTCCTATGGCTTTTGCCAGGGTCTTATTACATGCAGTGTATCCTAATCTCCAACCTGTCATGCCCACTGACTTAGATAAACCATTAATAGTAATAGTAATTTCCTTTGCCTTTTCTGATAAGGATGCAATACTGGTAAAATTATCTACATAACAAATTCTTTCATATATTTCATCTGCTAATATGAAAATATTTTTTTCTATACAATAATTAACTATAGATTCTAATTCTTCTTTAGTATAAACAGCTCCAGATGGATTTGATGGATTTGTTATGAATAATAACTTAGTTTTAGAAGTAACATACTTTTCTAAGTCTTCTACTGTAAGTTTAAACTCATTTTCTTTTTTAGTAGTAGGAAATATGGGAGTTCCACCTGTTAGTTTAACCATCTCTGGATAACTAACCCAGTAAGGTTTAGGAATTATAACTTCATCGCCAGGGTCTATTAAAGCCATTAAAGTATTAGTAATAGCATGTTTTGCACCACTTGATACTACTATTTCATCTACATTATAGGAAATGTGATTTTCCTTTTGTAGTTTATTGCATATGGCCTGTCTAAGTTCTACTAGACCAGAAGCTGGCCCATAACGAGTATGGTTTTCTTCTATAGATTTAATACCTGCTTCCTTAGCCTTAGTAGGGGTATGGAAATCTGGTTCACCTATACTGAAATTTATTATATCTAAACCTTCTTTTACTAACTCTCTCACCTTTGTACTAATACCTAAAGTAAGAGAGGGTGTAATATTTTGTGCTTTCTTAGATAACATTATAAACCCTCCTTTGTAAATCTATATTAAACAATTTTATTAAATCTTAGGGATTTTGTAAATAGTATAACGAGATAACATGTTTAATAATCTACAAATAGTATCTCCATAAGCAAGTGATTTCAATAGATGCAATTTATTGGAATAGTTTGGATTTCCAAAAGGTGTTGACGAAACTAAGGGGAGGTGGTATAGTAGTATCTGTTCTTGAAAAACAACAAACATGAAACAAGTTGACAAGAACTTATGAATGTGATATTATAGTACTTGTCGTTGAGAAAAGTCAACAACAAGAAAATTGAACTTTGAAAACTAAACA
Encoded here:
- a CDS encoding pyridoxal phosphate-dependent aminotransferase; protein product: MLSKKAQNITPSLTLGISTKVRELVKEGLDIINFSIGEPDFHTPTKAKEAGIKSIEENHTRYGPASGLVELRQAICNKLQKENHISYNVDEIVVSSGAKHAITNTLMALIDPGDEVIIPKPYWVSYPEMVKLTGGTPIFPTTKKENEFKLTVEDLEKYVTSKTKLLFITNPSNPSGAVYTKEELESIVNYCIEKNIFILADEIYERICYVDNFTSIASLSEKAKEITITINGLSKSVGMTGWRLGYTACNKTLAKAIGALQGHLVSHPSAVSQHAGISALTQCDEDIKLMVDTYKKRRDVAIELIDSIDGLSYVNPEGAFYIFINMSSLKDKISYGDHFSIALADRLLDEGKVAVVPGAAFGMDDYIRISYACSTEVLLEGLERIKNFIEEL